In Zunongwangia sp. HGR-M22, the sequence ATTATTAACATATGGGCAGCAGAACGTAGGAGGTGATCTAGGTGTGCCTTATATAAAGGAATTTAAGGGAGATGATTTAATTCCAGCCAGAGAAACTGTGGATTCGAATGTGCAGGATATCATGGCTGACCTTCAGACTGCATTCGACTTGATGCTTGAAGATTATTACGATGAATCAAAGGAAACCGTTAATAAATATTTAGCCAAGGCCTTGGAGTCTAGAGTTGCTATATACTTTGAAATGTGGGCTGAAGCCCGAGACGCAGCAGAGATTGTGATAAATTCTGGTAATTTTTCAATCGTACCAGCTGAAGATTATGTTGCATCTTTCGGTCAGGATGGAGGTAGTAACTCAATATTTGAATTGGCATTTAGTCTTACTGATAATCCTGGAAGTGATGCACTAGAATTCATTTATAGAGGAGATACTTATGGTGATATTGAAGTAGCCCCTAATGTTATAGATTTGTATGAAGATGGTGATGTAAGAGCTGATATTCTTGGTTATGAAGGAGATCAACTCAGAAATATTGGTAAATATCCTGATCGCGAAGCTAATGTTATTGTCATTAGGTATGAAGAGGTTGTTCTAAATTATGCTGAAGCACTTTTTGAGTTGGGTCAAAATGAATTAGCTTTGGATTATTTGAATATGATTCCTGAATCTAGAAATGCTGACAGTTATTCTGAAATAACAAAGACTAATTTGATAGAAGAAAGAAGAGAGGAGTTAATATTTGAAGGTTTATATTATTGGGATTTATTGAGAACTGAAAGTGATATTGAGAAAATAGATCTTGAACAAAACATTTCAGAAACTATCCTTTATGGGGATTTTAGATTAGCTTATCCTATCCCTTTGGATGAATTAGATGCCAACTCTAACATGGTGCAAAATCCAGGTTATGGTAGCTAGGGTATTTTAATTAATAATATTTCACAAAAACCACCCAATTTGGGTGGTTTTTTTGTTTTTATACCAAATCCTGAATAGTAGCGTTATTTTTATATTTTTGTTGGATAAATTTTAGAATGAAGAAAGTACTCCTTTTAATTACGATTTTTAATTTTAGTTTTTTTTGTCATGCTCAGGAGCAAAAGCTGCCAAATAGAGGAGCTAAAGGCGAAGCAAAAGATTCTGTAGCAGAGCCCACTATCGATCTATTCAAAATAATTTCAGTAGAAAACGATACAACGCAGGTTGATACTTCGCTTACTATTCAAAAAGATTACAAATTTAACTATCTCAGAAAGGATTTGTTTGGTTTACTTCCTTTTGCAAATACGGGACAAACATATAATGCGCTAACCGAGTTTCGAGATTTCAATACTATAAAACCTAAATTCGGAGCCAGAGCGCGTCATTATAATTTTATGGAACCACAAGATATTAACTATTATCATGTTCCTACTCCGTTAACAGAGTTGTATTTTAAAACCGTGCCAGAACAAGGGCAACAACTCGATGCTTTTTTTACAGTAAATACTTCTGAGCGTTTAAATTTTAGTGTTGCTTACAAAGGCGTTAGGGCACTCGGGAAGTTTAGACACATGCTTACAAGTACAGGTAATTTCAGAACCACATTAAATTATCAGACTAAAGATAGAAAGTATAGGGCTAAAGCTCATTTTGTTAGTCAGGATTTAATGAATGAAGAAAATGGAGGTTTAACCGATGATGCTCTTCAATCTTATGTAAGTAAAGAAGAGGAATTTGAGGATAGATCTGTTTTAGATGTTAATTTTGAAAATGCAGAAAGTACTTTATATGGTAAAGGCTTTTTTCTGTATCATCAATATTACTTAAATGGAGCTCAAGACAGTATAGATAATAAACTATATTTTAGCCATCGATTGGATTATAGTTATAAGAAATTTCAATATCTCCAATCTAACGCTGCTAACAGTTTTTTTGGATCATCATTTCAAAGTACAGGCTTAAGAGATGAAGTGAGATATGAGAATTTTTCAAATACAGTTGCTGTCAATTTCGATAATTCAGTTTTAGGTAAAATATCAGGTAGGGCTGGTTTTTCATCATTGGATTATTGGTACGAATCTGTTTTTGTTGGTGAAGATGGGGTTGTTGGCGATCGTTTAGATGGGCAGTTGCTAGAAGTAGGTGGGAGTTATGACAATTATTTAGGAGGTTTTAACCTTCATGGTGATATAGCATTTACTTTCGGTGATAATTTTTCAGGAAATCATATTATAGCTTCCGCTGGATATCAAATAGATCCATTTAATTTTCTAAACTTCGGGCTCAAGCAAACGAGTAGGGCTCCCAATCTTAACTTTTTGCTGTATCAGAGTAATTATATTAATTATAACTGGCAGCATGCTTATGATAACGAAAATGCCCAAAGTCTGTTCTTTGAACTTTCTGCGAAAAGAATAGCTAATTTTAGCGGTGAGATTACTCAAATTCAGAATTACACTTATTTTGGAAGGAATGGGGAAGGGGCAATCAAACCTTTTCAATCAGGAAGCGATGTGCGTTATGTGAAGCTCAAAGCCCAACGGGAGTTTAGGTTTGGGAAATTTGCTCTGGATAATACCATTTTGTATCAAAAGGTCTCCGATGGTGGCGATGTATTTAATGTCCCCGAGCTGCTTACTCGAAATTCGCTTTATTATAAGGATTTTTGGTTCGATAAAGCGCTGTATTTACAGACCGGCTTTACATTTAATTATTTTTCTTCTTACCAAATGGATGGGTATGATCCTGTTTTAGCGGAATTCTATGTGCAAAACGAATCGAATTACGGAGCTTATCCATTAGTAGATTTCTTTTTCAACGGTAAAGTGGACCAGGCCAGAATATTTTTCAAGCTCGAGAATCTAAA encodes:
- a CDS encoding putative porin, with the protein product MKKVLLLITIFNFSFFCHAQEQKLPNRGAKGEAKDSVAEPTIDLFKIISVENDTTQVDTSLTIQKDYKFNYLRKDLFGLLPFANTGQTYNALTEFRDFNTIKPKFGARARHYNFMEPQDINYYHVPTPLTELYFKTVPEQGQQLDAFFTVNTSERLNFSVAYKGVRALGKFRHMLTSTGNFRTTLNYQTKDRKYRAKAHFVSQDLMNEENGGLTDDALQSYVSKEEEFEDRSVLDVNFENAESTLYGKGFFLYHQYYLNGAQDSIDNKLYFSHRLDYSYKKFQYLQSNAANSFFGSSFQSTGLRDEVRYENFSNTVAVNFDNSVLGKISGRAGFSSLDYWYESVFVGEDGVVGDRLDGQLLEVGGSYDNYLGGFNLHGDIAFTFGDNFSGNHIIASAGYQIDPFNFLNFGLKQTSRAPNLNFLLYQSNYINYNWQHAYDNENAQSLFFELSAKRIANFSGEITQIQNYTYFGRNGEGAIKPFQSGSDVRYVKLKAQREFRFGKFALDNTILYQKVSDGGDVFNVPELLTRNSLYYKDFWFDKALYLQTGFTFNYFSSYQMDGYDPVLAEFYVQNESNYGAYPLVDFFFNGKVDQARIFFKLENLNFALNGNNNFSAPRYPHNDFMIRFGIVWNFFL
- a CDS encoding RagB/SusD family nutrient uptake outer membrane protein — protein: MVVSTSCMNDDLEPALRQQKQSEEGVLLVSDMEVIFKGALNRLTSSGYYGRDYLVTNEVRTPNTFSNGNSGRFSTEAAFEYLPSSTYIWDNAYGVIANANILIGTDVSTLEGDLDYGQHIQGQAYAIRALAHLDLLLTYGQQNVGGDLGVPYIKEFKGDDLIPARETVDSNVQDIMADLQTAFDLMLEDYYDESKETVNKYLAKALESRVAIYFEMWAEARDAAEIVINSGNFSIVPAEDYVASFGQDGGSNSIFELAFSLTDNPGSDALEFIYRGDTYGDIEVAPNVIDLYEDGDVRADILGYEGDQLRNIGKYPDREANVIVIRYEEVVLNYAEALFELGQNELALDYLNMIPESRNADSYSEITKTNLIEERREELIFEGLYYWDLLRTESDIEKIDLEQNISETILYGDFRLAYPIPLDELDANSNMVQNPGYGS